In Oscillatoria salina IIICB1, the following are encoded in one genomic region:
- the hisS gene encoding histidine--tRNA ligase, with translation MGAIQAIRGTRDILPEEVGYWQQIETVARQILQKAVYQEIRTPIFEQTDLFERGIGEATDVVGKEMYTFLDRGERSLTLRPEGTAGVVRSYIEQSLYAQGGVQRLWYTGPMFRYERPQAGRQRQFHQLGVEVLGARDPRADVEVINLATNILQALGLKNLELSLNSVGDSEDRENYKQALVDYLTPYQAELDPDSQERLNRNPMRILDSKDKRTQEITADAPRILDYLGTDSQRHFELVQQLLTDLDITYQINPRLVRGLDYYTHTAFEIQSQDLGAQTAVCGGGRYDKLVSELGGPDTPAVGWAIGMERLILLLQQMQAAPNPAIDFYLVSRGEKAEPQALILAEKMRSAGFTVDLDLSGSGFAKQFKRADKSGSVACLVLGDAEAENQTVKLKWMASKEQLAIAQSELLNSTDKLRQQIDALVKI, from the coding sequence ATGGGCGCAATTCAAGCAATACGAGGAACGAGAGATATTCTGCCAGAGGAAGTTGGTTACTGGCAACAAATAGAAACCGTAGCCAGACAAATCCTGCAAAAAGCGGTATATCAAGAAATTCGCACGCCAATTTTTGAGCAAACCGACTTATTCGAGCGAGGTATTGGAGAAGCTACCGATGTAGTCGGGAAAGAAATGTATACATTTTTAGATCGAGGAGAGCGATCGCTGACTCTACGCCCAGAAGGTACTGCGGGTGTGGTACGCTCTTATATTGAACAAAGTCTTTACGCTCAAGGTGGCGTACAACGTCTTTGGTACACAGGACCGATGTTTCGCTACGAACGTCCTCAAGCTGGTCGTCAGCGACAATTTCATCAATTAGGAGTTGAAGTATTAGGTGCGAGAGATCCCAGAGCAGATGTGGAAGTTATCAATCTCGCTACTAATATTTTACAAGCTTTGGGGCTAAAAAATTTAGAACTCAGTCTGAATTCGGTTGGTGACAGTGAAGATCGAGAAAACTATAAACAAGCACTGGTAGACTATTTAACACCTTACCAAGCTGAGTTAGATCCAGATTCTCAAGAACGCTTAAACCGCAATCCGATGAGAATTTTGGATAGCAAAGACAAAAGGACTCAAGAAATTACTGCTGATGCACCGAGAATACTCGATTATCTCGGTACTGACTCCCAGCGTCACTTTGAGTTAGTGCAGCAGTTATTGACTGATTTAGACATTACTTACCAAATTAATCCTCGTCTCGTGCGCGGTTTAGATTACTACACTCATACCGCTTTTGAAATTCAATCCCAAGATTTAGGAGCGCAAACAGCAGTTTGTGGTGGCGGACGCTACGATAAACTGGTATCGGAATTAGGCGGTCCCGATACTCCCGCAGTCGGTTGGGCGATCGGTATGGAACGCTTGATTTTATTATTACAACAAATGCAAGCAGCACCAAATCCAGCCATAGACTTTTATCTCGTTTCTAGAGGAGAAAAAGCCGAACCCCAAGCTTTGATTTTGGCAGAAAAGATGAGAAGCGCTGGATTTACGGTAGATTTAGACTTAAGTGGGAGTGGCTTTGCTAAACAATTCAAAAGAGCGGATAAAAGCGGTTCAGTAGCTTGCTTGGTGTTAGGAGATGCTGAAGCTGAAAATCAGACAGTTAAACTAAAATGGATGGCATCAAAAGAACAACTAGCGATCGCACAATCTGAGTTACTCAACTCCACTGACAAACTTCGACAGCAAATAGATGCTTTAGTGAAAATTTAG